In Elephas maximus indicus isolate mEleMax1 chromosome 7, mEleMax1 primary haplotype, whole genome shotgun sequence, the following proteins share a genomic window:
- the LOC126079956 gene encoding olfactory receptor 52K2-like: protein MVALNRTDPQPTIFLLLGIPGLETAHIWISIPFCLVYLLALMGNAALLLIVKSDPKLHEPMYLFLCMLSGTDLMLTSSTLPKLLSLFWFNDREICFEACLTQMYFIHSLSTMESGFMLAMAFDRYVAICHPLRHSTMLTPAVIVGLGLAIVLRGAVLLSPHPFLLRWLSYCKTNLISHTYCEFMALIKLVCDKTMIRRAYSLIVAFLTAGLDFILIICSYVLILLTVFQLPSKAARLRTLSTCVSHIWVILMFYTPAFFSFLTHRFGHHIAPHIHIFVANVYLLIPPMMNPVIYGVKTKRIREGFFKILTIKSV, encoded by the coding sequence ATGGTAGCACTTAACAGGACCGATCCTCAACCTACCATCTTCCTACTGCTTGGGATTCCAGGGCTGGAGACTGCCCACATCTGGATCTCCATCCCTTTCTGCCTGGTCTATCTGCTGGCACTGATGGGAAATGCTGCCCTTTTATTAATTGTCAAGTCAGACCCCAAGCTGCATGAGCCTATGTACCTCTTTCTATGCATGCTCTCTGGGACTGACTTGATGCTCACTTCTTCTACACTTCCCAAGTTACTCAGCCTCTTTTGGTTCAATGACAGAGAGATCTGTTTTGAAGCCTGCCTCACTCAAATGTACTTTATCCATTCTCTGTCTACCATGGAATCTGGATTTATGTTGGCCATGGCTTTTGACCGTTATGTGGCCATTTGCCACCCACTGAGACATTCTACCATGCTGACACCTGCAGTCATTGTAGGCTTGGGTTTGGCCATTGTCCTTAGAGGAGCTGTACTCCTCAGTCCACACCCCTTCCTTCTAAGGTGGCTCTCCTACTGCAAAACTAATCTCATTTCCCATACTTACTGTGAGTTCATGGCCCTAATAAAGCTGGTTTGTGATAAAACCATGATTCGCCGAGCCTACAGCCTAATTGTGGCCTTCCTGACAGCGGGGCTAGACTTCATCTTGATCATTTGCTCCTATGTTCTTATCCTGCTCACTGTCTTCCAACTCCCATCCAAGGCAGCCCGCCTCAGGACCTTAAGCACCTGTGTCTCCCATATATgggtcattttgatgttttataCACCagcctttttctcctttcttaccCACAGGTTTGGCCACCACATTGCTCCACATATCCACATTTTCGTAGCTAATGTATATCTCCTTATTCCACCTATGATGAACCCCGTTATTTATGGTGTTAAAACCAAGAGGATCAGGGAGGGATTCTTTAAAATCTTAACAATTAAAAGTGTTTGA
- the LOC126078739 gene encoding olfactory receptor 52D1-like, with translation MAFDRYVAICNPLRHSSILTPRVIVSLSLAIVLRGAILLTRQPFSLLKLPYCKTVVSHTSCEFMSLIKLVCVNTRPQRIYGLLLAFLTLGLDFILIICSYIFILHAVFQLPSKKARLKTLNTCGTHVWAILVFFISAFFSFITQIDLGIALLHISTSL, from the coding sequence ATGGCCTTTGAccgttatgtggccatctgcaaccCTCTGAGGCATTCTAGCATCCTGACACCTAGAGTGATCGTGAGTTTGAGTCTGGCCATTGTCTTACGTGGAGCTATCCTGCTGACTCGTCAACCTTTTTCACTCCTGAAGCTTCCGTACTGCAAAACTGTCGTCTCCCACACCTCCTGTGAATTCATGTCCCTTATCAAACTGGTTTGTGTGAATACTAGGCCCCAGAGAATATATGGCTTACTTCTGGCCTTCCTGACTCTTGGATTAGATTTCATATTGATAATCTgctcttatattttcattcttcatGCTGTGTTTCAGCTCCCATCAAAGAAGGCTAGACTCAAGACCTTGAACACATGTGGCACTCATGTTTGGGCCATCTTAGTGTTTTTCAtatctgcctttttttcttttatcacccAGATAGATTTGGGCATAGCATTGCTCCACATATCCACATCTTTATAG
- the LOC126079954 gene encoding olfactory receptor 52E2-like, with the protein MVDFNSSAFTNPSTFILMGIPGLEDFHIWISIPFCSMHVIALIGNIVILFIIKTVTVLHEPMFYFLSMLAITDLILSTSTLPTMLSIFWFNYHEISFHACLTQMFFIHAFSGVESGLLVAMALDWYVAICNPLRHSSILTNVVVAQIGIVALLRGLVLMTPHPFLLRRWPYCQTNVVPHTYCEHMAVVKLACADISVNSLYSLAVIVLIPGTDVTCISLSYIHILHTVLSHPSKDARLKTLSTCGSHVCVILTFYIPALFSFLTHRFSRHIPLHTHILVANTYLLVPPALNPIIYGVRTKQIRECVTQLFMTKIS; encoded by the coding sequence ATGGTTGACTTTAATTCCAGTGCATTCACCAATCCCAGTACTTTCATCCTGATGGGCATTCCTGGTCTGGAAGACTTTCACATTTGGATATCCATCCCTTTCTGCTCAATGCATGTTATTGCCCTAATTGGAAACATAGTCATCCTTTTCATCATCAAAACAGTGACTGTTCTCCATGAACCCATGTTCTATTTTCTTTCCATGTTGGCCATCACAGACCTCATCTTGTCAACCTCTACCCTTCCCACGATGTTGAGTATCTTCTGGTTCAATTATCATGAGATCAGCTTCCATGCCTGCCTTACTCAGATGTTTTTCATCCATGCTTTCTCTGGGGTGGAGTCAGGGCTTCTTGTGGCCATGGCACTGGACTGGTATGTGGCAATCTGTAACCCTCTGAGACACTCTTCTATTCTTACAAATGTAGTGGTGGCccaaattggcatagtggcacttctACGGGGGTTAGTTCTGATGACACCACATCCCTTCTTACTAAGGAGGTGGCCATATTGTCAGACCAATGTGGTCCCACACACATACTGTGAGCATATGGCTGTGGTGAAATTGGCTTGTGCTGATATTTCTGTCAATAGTCTTTACAGTTTGGCAGTCATTGTCTTGATTCCTGGGACTGATGTGACATGCATCTCTCTGTCCTATATACATATACTCCATACTGTATTGAGCCACCCTTCTAAAGATGCCAGGTTGAAGACTCTCAGCACTTGTGGATCCCATGTTTGTGTCATCCTCACTTTCTACATCCCTGCTCTTTTCTCATTCCTCACCCACCGTTTTAGTAGGCATATCCCATTGCACACCCACATTTTGGTGGCCAACACATATTTGCTAGTGCCTCCTGCATTGAACCCTATCATTTATGGAGTGAGGACTAAGCAGATCCGAGAATGTGTTACACAATTATTCATGACTAAAATCAGCTGA
- the LOC126079791 gene encoding olfactory receptor 52D1-like: MPPLNTSRPSPMTFFLLGIPGLEHLHAWIGIPFCSMYVVAVVGNVTILAVVRAERSLHEPMFLFLCMLSVTDLVLSTSTLPRMLCLFWLRAHDIAFDACLTQMFFIHSFTAMESGFFLAMAIDRYVAICDPLRHTTILTHTRIAIMGITVVIRGVAFFSPHPILLKQLPYCRTRIIAHTYCEFMAVVKLACVDTGVTKRYSLSMASIIGSCDAILIAVSYAFILCSVFHLPSREASFKALGTCGSHVCVILVFYSTAGFSIFTHRFGKNVPARIHIFIANMYLLVPPFLNPIVYGVRTKKIRENVLRVLRVKAA, from the coding sequence atgccacCCCTCAACACTTCTCGTCCCTCTCCTATGACTTTTTTCCTATTGGGAATCCCAGGACTAGAGCACCTCCATGCGTGGATTGGAATTCCCTTTTGCTCAATGTATGTGGTGGCTGTGGTGGGGAATGTGACCATCTTGGCTGTGGTGAGGGCAGAGCGAAGCCTCCACGAGCCGATGTTTCTCTTTCTGTGCATGCTATCTGTCACTGACCTGGTCCTCTCCACCTCTACACTGCCCCGCATGCTCTGTCTCTTCTGGCTCAGAGCTCATGACATCGCCTTTGATGCTTGTCTGACCCAAATGTTCTTCATCCACAGCTTTACTGCCATGGAATCAGGCTTCTTCTTGGCCATGGCCATTGAccgttatgtggccatctgtGACCCGCTGCGCCATACCACCATCCTCACCCACACTCGCATTGCCATAATGGGTATAACTGTAGTGATTCGTGGTGTAGCCTTCTTTTCCCCACACCCCATTCTGCTCAAGCAGCTACCCTACTGTAGAACACGAATCATTGCTCACACCTACTGTGAGTTCATGGCTGTAGTGAAGCTAGCGTGCGTGGACACAGGGGTAACCAAGCGTTATAGCCTCAGTATGGCTTCCATCATTGGGTCGTGTGATGCCATTCTTATTGCTGTATCCTATGCCTTCATCCTCTGCTCTGTATTCCACCTGCCATCCAGAGAAGCCAGCTTTAAGGCTTTGGGTACGTGTGGTTCCCATGTCTGTGTCATTCTTGTCTTCTATTCCACAGctggtttttccatttttactCACCGTTTTGGAAAAAATGTGCCTGCACGCATTCATATTTTTATTGCCAATATGTACCTTTTGGTGCCCCCTTTCCTCAACCCCATTGTATATGGAGTAAGGACCAAGAAAATACGGGAAAATGTTCTTAGAGTCCTAAGGGTCAAAGCTGCCTGA